A DNA window from Polyodon spathula isolate WHYD16114869_AA chromosome 18, ASM1765450v1, whole genome shotgun sequence contains the following coding sequences:
- the LOC121330631 gene encoding putative oxidoreductase GLYR1 isoform X2 — translation MATVHLRIGDLVWGKLGRYPPWPGKIVSPPKDLKKPSGKKCFFVKFFGTEDHAWIKVEQLKPYHPHKEDMIKINKGKRFQQAVDAVEEFLKKARGREQAAHNSAEENSKSSSDDKTKSSSAEARGRKNSTSTLKSPQAGEGDDLSPRKRGRPPKDEKESSDPEPSTVQRMMSGTVSGFKWQSNQVKEDLHFHHFLLSQSEKPGSSLEPISKRLKIFEEDTGSTSIQAADSTAVNGSITPTDKRIGFLGLGLMGSGIVANLLKMGHIVMVWNRTAEKCDLFIQEGAKLGRTPAEVVSMCDVTFSCVSDPEAAKDLVLGPSGVLQGIRPGKCYVEMSTVDPDTVTELSQVITSRGGRFLEAPVSGSQQLSNDGMLVILAAGDRSLYEDCSSCFQAMGKTSFFLGEVGNAAKMMLILNMVHGSFMATIAEGLTLAQVTGQSQTTFLDILSQGQMASTFLDQKCQNVLQGNFKPDYYLKHIQKDLRLAIAMGDSVNHPTPMAAAANEVYKRAKALDQSDNDMSAVYRAYIH, via the exons ATGGCGACAGTGCATTTACGGATCGGAGATTTGGTGTG GGGTAAGCTTGGTCGGTACCCACCCTGGCCAGGGAAG aTTGTAAGCCCGCCCAAGGATTTGAAAAAACCAAGTGgcaaaaaatgtttctttgtgaAGTTCTTTGGAACCGAAGATCA TGCTTGGATAAAGGTGGAGCAGCTCAAGCCATACCATCCCCACAAGGAAGACATGATAAAGATCAATAAAGGCAAACGCTTCCAGCAGGCGGTGGATGCAGTGGAAGAGTTCCTCAAGAAAGCCAGGGGAAGGGAGCAG gcAGCACACAACTCCGCAGAAGAGAACAGTAAAAGCAGTTCCGATGATAAAACCAAGTCCAGCTCTGCGGAGGCAAGAGGCAGAAAAAATTCCACAAGCACTCTTAAATCACCCCAGGCAGGAGAGGGTGACGATCTCAGCCCAAGGAAACGGGGCCGACCTCCCAAGGACGAGAAG gAATCATCAGACCCAGAGCCTTCCACAGTACAAAGAATGATGTCAGGAACAGTATCAGGTTTCAAGTGGCAGAGTAAT CAAGTAAAGGAGGACCTTCACTTCCATCACTTTCTGCTCAGCCAGTCTGAGAAG CCAGGTTCTTCATTGGAGCCTATCAGCAAACGTTTGAAGATTTTCGAAGAG GACACTGGCTCAACATCAATTCAAGCTGCAGACAGTACAGCTGTGAATGGCAGCATCACCCCCACAGACAAAAG AATAGGATTTCTTGGATTAGGACTGATGGGCAGTGGCATCGTTGCAAACCTTTTAAAGATGGGACACATTGTGATGGTTTGGAATCGCACCGCAGAGAAG TGTGACTTGTTTATACAAGAAGGTGCAAAGTTAGGACGCACTCCAGCCGAGGTGGTTTCTATGTGTGATGTCACGTTTTCCTGTGTTTCCGACCCAGAGGCTGCCAAGGAT ctaGTGCTTGGTCCCAGTGGTGTCCTGCAGGGAATAAGACCAGGGAAGTGTTATGTAGAAATGTCCACTGTAGATCCCGACACTGTTACAGAATTATCTCAG GTGATCACGTCCAGGGGGGGGCGCTTTCTAGAGGCTCCAGTCTCTGGGAGCCAGCAGCTCTCCAATGACGGGATGCTGGTCATTCTAGCTGCTGGAGACCGGTCGCTGTATGAAGACTGCAGCAGCTGTTTCCAAGCTATGGGAAAGACCTCGTTCTTTCTGG GTGAAGTGGGGAATGCAGCGAAGATGATGCTGATCCTCAACATGGTTCATGGAAGTTTTATGGCAACGATTGCAGAAGGGCTGACACTGGCACAAGTAACTGGACAATCACAGACAACATTTCTAGACATTCTCAGCCAGGGGCAAATGGCAAGCACTTTCTTGGACCAGAAATGCCAAA ATGTCTTGCAGGGCAACTTCAAGCCTGATTACTATTTGAAACACATTCAGAAAGATCTCAGGTTAGCAATCGCAATGGGCGACTCTGTCAATCATCCCACTCCAATGGCAGCTGCAGCCAATGAG gTTTATAAAAGAGCAAAGGCGTTGGACCAGTCTGATAATGATATGTCTGCAGTTTACAGAGCCTACATTCACTAA
- the LOC121330631 gene encoding putative oxidoreductase GLYR1 isoform X3, with translation MATVHLRIGDLVWGKLGRYPPWPGKIVSPPKDLKKPSGKKCFFVKFFGTEDHAWIKVEQLKPYHPHKEDMIKINKGKRFQQAVDAVEEFLKKARGREQAAHNSAEENSKSSSDDKTKSSSAEARGRKNSTSTLKSPQAGEGDDLSPRKRGRPPKDEKESSDPEPSTVQRMMSGTVSGFKWQSNPGSSLEPISKRLKIFEEDTGSTSIQAADSTAVNGSITPTDKRIGFLGLGLMGSGIVANLLKMGHIVMVWNRTAEKLGSLQCDLFIQEGAKLGRTPAEVVSMCDVTFSCVSDPEAAKDLVLGPSGVLQGIRPGKCYVEMSTVDPDTVTELSQVITSRGGRFLEAPVSGSQQLSNDGMLVILAAGDRSLYEDCSSCFQAMGKTSFFLGEVGNAAKMMLILNMVHGSFMATIAEGLTLAQVTGQSQTTFLDILSQGQMASTFLDQKCQNVLQGNFKPDYYLKHIQKDLRLAIAMGDSVNHPTPMAAAANEVYKRAKALDQSDNDMSAVYRAYIH, from the exons ATGGCGACAGTGCATTTACGGATCGGAGATTTGGTGTG GGGTAAGCTTGGTCGGTACCCACCCTGGCCAGGGAAG aTTGTAAGCCCGCCCAAGGATTTGAAAAAACCAAGTGgcaaaaaatgtttctttgtgaAGTTCTTTGGAACCGAAGATCA TGCTTGGATAAAGGTGGAGCAGCTCAAGCCATACCATCCCCACAAGGAAGACATGATAAAGATCAATAAAGGCAAACGCTTCCAGCAGGCGGTGGATGCAGTGGAAGAGTTCCTCAAGAAAGCCAGGGGAAGGGAGCAG gcAGCACACAACTCCGCAGAAGAGAACAGTAAAAGCAGTTCCGATGATAAAACCAAGTCCAGCTCTGCGGAGGCAAGAGGCAGAAAAAATTCCACAAGCACTCTTAAATCACCCCAGGCAGGAGAGGGTGACGATCTCAGCCCAAGGAAACGGGGCCGACCTCCCAAGGACGAGAAG gAATCATCAGACCCAGAGCCTTCCACAGTACAAAGAATGATGTCAGGAACAGTATCAGGTTTCAAGTGGCAGAGTAAT CCAGGTTCTTCATTGGAGCCTATCAGCAAACGTTTGAAGATTTTCGAAGAG GACACTGGCTCAACATCAATTCAAGCTGCAGACAGTACAGCTGTGAATGGCAGCATCACCCCCACAGACAAAAG AATAGGATTTCTTGGATTAGGACTGATGGGCAGTGGCATCGTTGCAAACCTTTTAAAGATGGGACACATTGTGATGGTTTGGAATCGCACCGCAGAGAAG CTTGGTTCCTTGCAGTGTGACTTGTTTATACAAGAAGGTGCAAAGTTAGGACGCACTCCAGCCGAGGTGGTTTCTATGTGTGATGTCACGTTTTCCTGTGTTTCCGACCCAGAGGCTGCCAAGGAT ctaGTGCTTGGTCCCAGTGGTGTCCTGCAGGGAATAAGACCAGGGAAGTGTTATGTAGAAATGTCCACTGTAGATCCCGACACTGTTACAGAATTATCTCAG GTGATCACGTCCAGGGGGGGGCGCTTTCTAGAGGCTCCAGTCTCTGGGAGCCAGCAGCTCTCCAATGACGGGATGCTGGTCATTCTAGCTGCTGGAGACCGGTCGCTGTATGAAGACTGCAGCAGCTGTTTCCAAGCTATGGGAAAGACCTCGTTCTTTCTGG GTGAAGTGGGGAATGCAGCGAAGATGATGCTGATCCTCAACATGGTTCATGGAAGTTTTATGGCAACGATTGCAGAAGGGCTGACACTGGCACAAGTAACTGGACAATCACAGACAACATTTCTAGACATTCTCAGCCAGGGGCAAATGGCAAGCACTTTCTTGGACCAGAAATGCCAAA ATGTCTTGCAGGGCAACTTCAAGCCTGATTACTATTTGAAACACATTCAGAAAGATCTCAGGTTAGCAATCGCAATGGGCGACTCTGTCAATCATCCCACTCCAATGGCAGCTGCAGCCAATGAG gTTTATAAAAGAGCAAAGGCGTTGGACCAGTCTGATAATGATATGTCTGCAGTTTACAGAGCCTACATTCACTAA
- the LOC121330631 gene encoding putative oxidoreductase GLYR1 isoform X1 codes for MATVHLRIGDLVWGKLGRYPPWPGKIVSPPKDLKKPSGKKCFFVKFFGTEDHAWIKVEQLKPYHPHKEDMIKINKGKRFQQAVDAVEEFLKKARGREQAAHNSAEENSKSSSDDKTKSSSAEARGRKNSTSTLKSPQAGEGDDLSPRKRGRPPKDEKESSDPEPSTVQRMMSGTVSGFKWQSNQVKEDLHFHHFLLSQSEKPGSSLEPISKRLKIFEEDTGSTSIQAADSTAVNGSITPTDKRIGFLGLGLMGSGIVANLLKMGHIVMVWNRTAEKLGSLQCDLFIQEGAKLGRTPAEVVSMCDVTFSCVSDPEAAKDLVLGPSGVLQGIRPGKCYVEMSTVDPDTVTELSQVITSRGGRFLEAPVSGSQQLSNDGMLVILAAGDRSLYEDCSSCFQAMGKTSFFLGEVGNAAKMMLILNMVHGSFMATIAEGLTLAQVTGQSQTTFLDILSQGQMASTFLDQKCQNVLQGNFKPDYYLKHIQKDLRLAIAMGDSVNHPTPMAAAANEVYKRAKALDQSDNDMSAVYRAYIH; via the exons ATGGCGACAGTGCATTTACGGATCGGAGATTTGGTGTG GGGTAAGCTTGGTCGGTACCCACCCTGGCCAGGGAAG aTTGTAAGCCCGCCCAAGGATTTGAAAAAACCAAGTGgcaaaaaatgtttctttgtgaAGTTCTTTGGAACCGAAGATCA TGCTTGGATAAAGGTGGAGCAGCTCAAGCCATACCATCCCCACAAGGAAGACATGATAAAGATCAATAAAGGCAAACGCTTCCAGCAGGCGGTGGATGCAGTGGAAGAGTTCCTCAAGAAAGCCAGGGGAAGGGAGCAG gcAGCACACAACTCCGCAGAAGAGAACAGTAAAAGCAGTTCCGATGATAAAACCAAGTCCAGCTCTGCGGAGGCAAGAGGCAGAAAAAATTCCACAAGCACTCTTAAATCACCCCAGGCAGGAGAGGGTGACGATCTCAGCCCAAGGAAACGGGGCCGACCTCCCAAGGACGAGAAG gAATCATCAGACCCAGAGCCTTCCACAGTACAAAGAATGATGTCAGGAACAGTATCAGGTTTCAAGTGGCAGAGTAAT CAAGTAAAGGAGGACCTTCACTTCCATCACTTTCTGCTCAGCCAGTCTGAGAAG CCAGGTTCTTCATTGGAGCCTATCAGCAAACGTTTGAAGATTTTCGAAGAG GACACTGGCTCAACATCAATTCAAGCTGCAGACAGTACAGCTGTGAATGGCAGCATCACCCCCACAGACAAAAG AATAGGATTTCTTGGATTAGGACTGATGGGCAGTGGCATCGTTGCAAACCTTTTAAAGATGGGACACATTGTGATGGTTTGGAATCGCACCGCAGAGAAG CTTGGTTCCTTGCAGTGTGACTTGTTTATACAAGAAGGTGCAAAGTTAGGACGCACTCCAGCCGAGGTGGTTTCTATGTGTGATGTCACGTTTTCCTGTGTTTCCGACCCAGAGGCTGCCAAGGAT ctaGTGCTTGGTCCCAGTGGTGTCCTGCAGGGAATAAGACCAGGGAAGTGTTATGTAGAAATGTCCACTGTAGATCCCGACACTGTTACAGAATTATCTCAG GTGATCACGTCCAGGGGGGGGCGCTTTCTAGAGGCTCCAGTCTCTGGGAGCCAGCAGCTCTCCAATGACGGGATGCTGGTCATTCTAGCTGCTGGAGACCGGTCGCTGTATGAAGACTGCAGCAGCTGTTTCCAAGCTATGGGAAAGACCTCGTTCTTTCTGG GTGAAGTGGGGAATGCAGCGAAGATGATGCTGATCCTCAACATGGTTCATGGAAGTTTTATGGCAACGATTGCAGAAGGGCTGACACTGGCACAAGTAACTGGACAATCACAGACAACATTTCTAGACATTCTCAGCCAGGGGCAAATGGCAAGCACTTTCTTGGACCAGAAATGCCAAA ATGTCTTGCAGGGCAACTTCAAGCCTGATTACTATTTGAAACACATTCAGAAAGATCTCAGGTTAGCAATCGCAATGGGCGACTCTGTCAATCATCCCACTCCAATGGCAGCTGCAGCCAATGAG gTTTATAAAAGAGCAAAGGCGTTGGACCAGTCTGATAATGATATGTCTGCAGTTTACAGAGCCTACATTCACTAA
- the LOC121330631 gene encoding putative oxidoreductase GLYR1 isoform X4: MIKINKGKRFQQAVDAVEEFLKKARGREQAAHNSAEENSKSSSDDKTKSSSAEARGRKNSTSTLKSPQAGEGDDLSPRKRGRPPKDEKESSDPEPSTVQRMMSGTVSGFKWQSNQVKEDLHFHHFLLSQSEKPGSSLEPISKRLKIFEEDTGSTSIQAADSTAVNGSITPTDKRIGFLGLGLMGSGIVANLLKMGHIVMVWNRTAEKLGSLQCDLFIQEGAKLGRTPAEVVSMCDVTFSCVSDPEAAKDLVLGPSGVLQGIRPGKCYVEMSTVDPDTVTELSQVITSRGGRFLEAPVSGSQQLSNDGMLVILAAGDRSLYEDCSSCFQAMGKTSFFLGEVGNAAKMMLILNMVHGSFMATIAEGLTLAQVTGQSQTTFLDILSQGQMASTFLDQKCQNVLQGNFKPDYYLKHIQKDLRLAIAMGDSVNHPTPMAAAANEVYKRAKALDQSDNDMSAVYRAYIH; this comes from the exons ATGATAAAGATCAATAAAGGCAAACGCTTCCAGCAGGCGGTGGATGCAGTGGAAGAGTTCCTCAAGAAAGCCAGGGGAAGGGAGCAG gcAGCACACAACTCCGCAGAAGAGAACAGTAAAAGCAGTTCCGATGATAAAACCAAGTCCAGCTCTGCGGAGGCAAGAGGCAGAAAAAATTCCACAAGCACTCTTAAATCACCCCAGGCAGGAGAGGGTGACGATCTCAGCCCAAGGAAACGGGGCCGACCTCCCAAGGACGAGAAG gAATCATCAGACCCAGAGCCTTCCACAGTACAAAGAATGATGTCAGGAACAGTATCAGGTTTCAAGTGGCAGAGTAAT CAAGTAAAGGAGGACCTTCACTTCCATCACTTTCTGCTCAGCCAGTCTGAGAAG CCAGGTTCTTCATTGGAGCCTATCAGCAAACGTTTGAAGATTTTCGAAGAG GACACTGGCTCAACATCAATTCAAGCTGCAGACAGTACAGCTGTGAATGGCAGCATCACCCCCACAGACAAAAG AATAGGATTTCTTGGATTAGGACTGATGGGCAGTGGCATCGTTGCAAACCTTTTAAAGATGGGACACATTGTGATGGTTTGGAATCGCACCGCAGAGAAG CTTGGTTCCTTGCAGTGTGACTTGTTTATACAAGAAGGTGCAAAGTTAGGACGCACTCCAGCCGAGGTGGTTTCTATGTGTGATGTCACGTTTTCCTGTGTTTCCGACCCAGAGGCTGCCAAGGAT ctaGTGCTTGGTCCCAGTGGTGTCCTGCAGGGAATAAGACCAGGGAAGTGTTATGTAGAAATGTCCACTGTAGATCCCGACACTGTTACAGAATTATCTCAG GTGATCACGTCCAGGGGGGGGCGCTTTCTAGAGGCTCCAGTCTCTGGGAGCCAGCAGCTCTCCAATGACGGGATGCTGGTCATTCTAGCTGCTGGAGACCGGTCGCTGTATGAAGACTGCAGCAGCTGTTTCCAAGCTATGGGAAAGACCTCGTTCTTTCTGG GTGAAGTGGGGAATGCAGCGAAGATGATGCTGATCCTCAACATGGTTCATGGAAGTTTTATGGCAACGATTGCAGAAGGGCTGACACTGGCACAAGTAACTGGACAATCACAGACAACATTTCTAGACATTCTCAGCCAGGGGCAAATGGCAAGCACTTTCTTGGACCAGAAATGCCAAA ATGTCTTGCAGGGCAACTTCAAGCCTGATTACTATTTGAAACACATTCAGAAAGATCTCAGGTTAGCAATCGCAATGGGCGACTCTGTCAATCATCCCACTCCAATGGCAGCTGCAGCCAATGAG gTTTATAAAAGAGCAAAGGCGTTGGACCAGTCTGATAATGATATGTCTGCAGTTTACAGAGCCTACATTCACTAA